A window from Syntrophorhabdaceae bacterium encodes these proteins:
- the rpsG gene encoding 30S ribosomal protein S7, with the protein MPRKGHVSKREKTPDPKYNDLLVQRLINCVMLDGKKSTATRIVYGAFDYIESKLKDEPLKIFHKAMDNIKPEIEVKARRVGGATYQVPVEVRLNRKLSLGVRWLIRYARERAEKTMLEKLASEIIDAFNNKGNAVKKREDTHKMAEANKAFAHYRW; encoded by the coding sequence ATGCCGAGAAAAGGACATGTATCAAAAAGAGAAAAAACACCTGACCCGAAGTACAACGACCTTCTGGTACAGAGACTGATCAACTGCGTGATGCTGGATGGCAAGAAGAGTACCGCCACCCGTATCGTCTATGGGGCCTTCGACTACATTGAAAGTAAACTCAAGGATGAGCCCCTTAAGATATTCCATAAGGCTATGGATAATATCAAGCCTGAGATAGAAGTGAAGGCGCGCCGGGTCGGTGGAGCCACATACCAGGTGCCGGTTGAGGTGAGACTGAACAGAAAGCTGTCTCTCGGGGTCCGCTGGCTTATTCGGTATGCCCGAGAGAGGGCCGAAAAAACCATGTTGGAAAAGCTTGCTTCTGAGATCATTGATGCTTTTAATAACAAAGGGAATGCAGTAAAGAAAAGGGAGGATACGCACAAAATGGCCGAAGCCAACAAGGCTTTTGCCCATTACAGGTGGTAG